A single region of the Methanocella sp. genome encodes:
- a CDS encoding dolichol kinase encodes MSLDLGLLAKEASRKAIHMAGVVVPLAYYFLFSRELILLILLAAVLVAAVLEYVRLSGHPIFPSILLRGHEENGVVGGYFYALLSSFLAVLLFDKAIAVAAILFLDLGDAITGLAGAIMTMVDGPKEADKRSGAAAKSSLVGELRYAVTHPKSPALMAVMLAVCGCIGIALYPSLSFKMIAAGAFGAMVADAFPWRLLRFTVDDNLSIPLVSGALMWLASML; translated from the coding sequence ATGTCCCTTGACCTGGGTCTGCTGGCGAAGGAGGCATCGAGAAAGGCCATCCACATGGCCGGCGTGGTGGTGCCTCTCGCCTACTATTTTTTATTTTCCCGCGAGCTAATACTGCTCATCCTGCTCGCCGCCGTTCTCGTGGCCGCAGTTTTAGAGTATGTTCGATTATCCGGCCACCCGATATTTCCCAGCATACTGCTGAGGGGGCACGAGGAAAACGGAGTTGTCGGCGGGTACTTTTATGCGCTTCTCTCCTCGTTCCTGGCCGTGCTCCTCTTCGATAAGGCCATCGCCGTCGCCGCCATACTGTTCCTGGACCTGGGGGACGCCATCACTGGCCTGGCCGGCGCCATCATGACCATGGTGGACGGGCCGAAGGAGGCCGATAAGCGCAGCGGCGCAGCGGCAAAAAGCTCCCTCGTGGGCGAGCTTCGATACGCGGTCACCCACCCCAAGTCGCCCGCCCTCATGGCCGTCATGCTGGCCGTATGCGGGTGCATCGGCATTGCCCTCTACCCGTCGCTCTCTTTTAAGATGATCGCGGCCGGAGCTTTTGGAGCGATGGTCGCGGACGCGTTCCCATGGCGGCTCCTCAGGTTCACGGTGGACGACAACCTCTCCATCCCGCTCGTATCCGGAGCCCTCATGTGGCTCGCCTCCATGCTGTAA